The Macaca nemestrina isolate mMacNem1 chromosome 1, mMacNem.hap1, whole genome shotgun sequence genome contains the following window.
GGGAGAGGTGTGTCCAAACTGCTGTAATGAAGGGCTGAGAAAGGAACTTCAGGGAAATGGGGGACGGGAAAGGCAGAGGATGGCAGGAAAGCACAGAGGAACATGGGCATGAAGGCCACATGTGTGGCAAGTCCTCACCATCTTGTCATCAGAGTAGAAAGGCTCAGAGGACCGGGCGGATATCATGTGGAAGGAGCCATGGGAAGCAGGGGGCTCTGTCCGTATGCTGAACAGTGTGGGGGGTCCAGGAAAGCCCCCTAGGCGGCGGAGAGAAGTGCTACGTCTCAAAGTGGGTGGCTCAGGCCGGAGGGCCAAGCGGCTCAGTGCAGCCCCAAGCTCTCCGGTGCCACGGTGCCCTCCCAAGGCAATCCCCATTGGACGCAAGTCCCCACTGCTCACAGACTTGGAACGGGCTAAGTTGGTCCGAGATGGGAGAGGCAAAGCCACAGTTGGGGGTGGTGAGCCAGGCAGGGGAACCCCATGATCTGCTCGAAGGGGGCCTCTGGGTCGAGGGCCTGAGGTCCGTCCCCGTCCCAGCTCCAGTTTCTTGAGCCGTTCATCAGGGGGACCTggccggggaggcagaggtcgtaACATGGGGTTTGGCCCAGAGGCTGGGTTTCTGCGCTCCTTGCTGCGGGCCCTGGGGGCAAATGGTAGCTTGGATCCCACTCGGGGCTGGATATTAACAGGTGGCTCTCGGGTCCGGCCCAGGCGGTGCTCAGAGGCTTGGGGCATTGTGGACACCACAGGCTGGACCTGGGAGGAGAAGAGAGTGTCAGCATTTGAATATGGGGGGAAATGGGAACCCAGGCTGCTGTACTGAACCCTGCCACACTAATTTTCCGTTATTGCTTTGCCCCATTCCATACCCACAATCTTGATGTCCTTTCATTTCCACATTAGGTTGGCTCAGTCATCACCACTACCACATCAACGAAAGTGGGGAGCAGTATATGCACTGAGGGCAGGAACCAGATCTATCGAATCAGCCATCGTATGTATCCCCAGTACCTGGCATCGTGTTTGGTACAAAGTAAATACTTAGTATCTATTgagtaaacaaatgaatgaaagacaGCAGCCCATGGCTTTGACCCTTTCTATActcctgtcccctccctgcaGAATACAGCTTTACTGAAAAGCCAGTGATAACTCCTATGGCGGCTCTAACGTAACATAGGACCCCATACCCGGCTAGTAAAGTAGGATGTGCCTCGAGTCACTTAAGATCTCTAGCCAAATGGTAGTGTAGATGCAAGAATAACAGCCCAAAAGACAGTCCTCCATCCTCAAATCCCTGCCTCTCTGGGCTGCAAATGAAGCAGACTAAATAGGGGACTTACGATCCATTCCCTCCCCCACCTCCGACCTCCGACATGGTGTCGAGGTTCAGGAGGCAGTGGTCGGGGATGCAGGACGAACAACTCCTTGACCCTTAATCTCTGCACCTCTCCCACCACAGCAGGGCTTTTCGCCGGGTCCGCCCCCCTCGAGGGCAGAAAGGCCGAGGCTGCTGATTGGCTACGGAATCCGGCGGCGTATTCCCCGCGGTCCAGGGATGCTGTCCCTCCAGCCCAGTTCTCCCAGGCCCCGCCGGGCCCCACGCGCCTTTGTGGAGTGTCCTCTCGGGTCTGGAGCAGTCTTCCCTCTGCGCCCCCCCACACCCCGCCATGCCATAACGCCCCGGCCCGTACCTGTCCCCCGATGAGGCGGCGGGAGAGGCCAGCCAGGGCCAGGCCCCAGTTCAGGGCCACCCCCTACTACCCCCGTGCAGCCCCTCAGTGGGCCCGGCTGCAGCTTTAGCCGCAGCCTTTGCCCAGATCGCTCCCGCCGCAGGGGCCGCCGCCATCTTTGTTGGTCCCGCCCGACCACCGGCCACCGGCTTCACCGTCTCTCAAAGCGCCTGCGCATCCACACTCGAACTCCTCCCACCCGGCCCCTTGGCGCTTGCGTGAGCCCGCCCCACGGCTCCGCGATCGACACCATGGAAACGCAGCCAAGTTTAGGGTCGCTAGTTCTCAACGCTGCCCAGAGTGCTCTTTAATCCATGACTCCAAAGCAAGTCCCCGAGGTATAGGGTGTCGTCGCCCCATCCTGTAGCCCATAGGGATGGAGATCTGACAGTCGTAGTATGGCTGCGAGGCTTAAAGCACAGATCCTTCCCAAACAGCAGGGGTGCAAGTGTGGCAAGCTGCAGGCCTGGGTCCAGCCCGCAGACCAGTGGGGAAGCATCCAGCACTTCACAGAGGAATGGGAAGATCCCTGGAGGGCGGGAAGTGCTGGTCCTGCAAAACCACTTCTTGCAGGCTAACACAGTAGGGCGAAGCATGGCTTACCACTAAAGGACAAAGGCAGATCTGAGCAGCAGGGGGAATAGTCAAGATTTCATTCCCACTACTGACCACAGCATCCCCTATTTCCGACTCCCTCCCAGCCCAACCCGTCGTAGCTGTTCATGTGCCTCAGGTTTTAGCCCATTTAACCTATGTTAACAGCTCCCAATGAGAACCACAGGCTACCAGAGGAAGCGGCTTTTATTGATGGGTTATCTCCAGAAACCAGAAAGACTTTATGTACTCACTTTCAGTTACCCCCATGCCTCCAGGATCGCATGTTGCTCCACCTAGGGGCGGATATAAATTACCTCTACATTGTCCAAAGCCCAGTCTTTCCCTTCCCTGTGCAGCCTTAGAAACTAAGTAGCAATACTggttggtgtttgtttgtttctcccccAGCAATGACTGCTGCAGCTACTTAGTAACAACTAGAGGTGGAGGGTGTCCGGGGAAGCAGTTAGGTAAGTGTGATGCACAGGAAAACAGTATCGTAGCCTATCAAAGGGCCCTCTGCCCTGCCTCGGTGGCTTGATTCTTCATTGGTTGCATTTCTCTTTGTGTTGGATGACGCCCTTCTGAATCAGATCAGGGATTTCTACTGCTAGCCATGGACCCAGCTGCAATACAAGGAAAATCCTGTGAGATTACTACCAGTCAATGCTTCTTATTCCATTAGAAGCTCCCTCCTGGAGACAGATTCTGGGGGGACATGCTTAAGGGACAACACTGTTATTCCTTTTATTCTTAGCTGCTTTTCCTATAATGCTCAGGGCCTAAgcccctcttcctccttttatGCCAAATACACAAAACTTACCCCCAGAGCCATGAGATGAGCTAGTCCAAATTTGGGCACATTCCTGGCCCACAAAGGTTTGAAATGATCCGTCAGGCATATTTTGCCACCCCTATGAGAGGGACATGAAGAAGGTGTTGACATGCAAAGTTTACCATAAAGCACAGCAGCCTCGGGGGCATAGGAAGACTACTAGTGATCAGAATTGAGAACAACGTCAGCTAAGTACTTTGCCTAGGCTCAGCAGAGGAGGGCCTGGCACCCCACTAGGCCAGCAGACCCTGGAAAAATCTCTGCCTCCaaagttcttccttttttttttttttccttacaacttttaagttcagaggtgcACAAGCAGgatgtataggtttgttacacaggtaaacgtgccATGGTGATTTATGCATAGATCATCCCATCATCCAGATATCAAGCcaagcatccattagctatttttcctgatgatCTCCCTCCCGCCACGAAGTTTTTCCTTAAGGCCTTCTTTGACTCTTTGCCATCTCCTATTCAGTCCTACCTGTACATCTTTGCTGTCTTTCCATCCAGCTCAGGAACTGCAATTTCTGGGGCAGTAGTAGGATATGTGATAGGAATCTGGAGAAAGTATAAAACCTTAATAAAACAGAATCAGGATAGAAAGGAACTAATATAATCAGACATACATATTTCTTGGTTAAACTGAAATGTTAAGTAAAACTCCCCAAGCAGCACATCCATACCAGGATTCTGGACGTGGAGATGAGTAACTATAACTTATGCTTATGCTCAAGAAAGGATATCTTGTTACCAATCATCTAATCCCTCCCCTTCTACTAACCTTCATATTTCCCACTCTATCACACTCACGTCAAACTCGATGTCAAACTCATATTTCAGGAGGTCATGGATATACCAGCATTTTCCAAACCACCTGTAACAAAGACCAAACCTCAGTCCAATTTGCCTATTCTTCCAATACTCAAATGACAACTTGGCTTAGgccaccagcctgggagactcaTAGGATGGGAACTGGGGAACTCTGGAGCTGTGGGAGTGGAGACAGCTAACATGAGACAGGGCAGCTTTGGTAGTGGGCACTAGGATACCAAATTGCCTAACTCATATAAGACTCCCACCCCACACCTCCCAGGAGGGTCTACCTACCGAGTCCCTTCCTTGTTGGACTCCAGTCGGAACCAGTCGTTGTCAGCATTCTTGTTGTTCTCCACATACTGAAAGCAGAGAATGAGGTCTTTGAGAGAGTAGTTAGGGCCAAGGGCGGTCCCCCTCTCCTCAAAAGAAAAGTATgtggttaccttttttttttttttttttttttgagatggagtcttgctcccgtcgcacaggctggagtgcagtggcgcgatctgggttcactgcaacttccacctcccgggttcaagcgattctccttcctcagtctcctcagtacatgggattacaggcatgcaccaccatgcccggctaatttttgtatttttagtagagacagggttttgccatgttggccaggctggtctcgaactcctgacttcaggacacctgccttgtcctcccaaagtgctaggattacaggcgtgagccactgcacccggccggttACTTTTTCTTAATATGTTTACCTAATTTTTCTAACATTAGCAATGCTGAAGACAAGGCTATACTGGTAAGTGGGGGTTTGTCCAGAACAGAGAACAGAATGTTTGGGCTTCACTCAATTTAGCAAGCACAAAAGACCTGAAGATATCATCTGGATTCTTCTCTCACTTCTCTGATAGTGTCTGCCCTCAGCCCACAACTCATTTAATGGTAGATTCCTTCCCTGGGTAACTCCCTTCCTTCTAGCCTCATATAGTCCTGGTTTCAACTAGCACCCACATGCTAATAACTCCCAGATTTTTATCTTTGGTCCAGCTCTTTCCTCAGAACTTTAGCCTTTAGTATCCAACTGTATGTTGACAGTTTGACCTTCATTTCACAGGTACTTCAAACTCAGCATTTCCATCTGGAATTTATAATATTCCTTCAGATACACTTCCAGAATTATCCTCCTGAAGTATGAATTTCAGATGGCAGTATGAGCATTCACCCAGGGCAAAAACCTGGGAATCATCCTTGACCCTCCCTATCCCTTACTACACTAATCCATGATGTCATGCTAATTTTACCTTCTGAATATTCTTCAAATCTACCTCTCCTCTCTATCTTCACAACTGCCTAGTTTAGATTGCCTTTTGTTTTGCTGAGATTAATGACAGCCTCCTAACTTGTCTCTTACCTTCAGTCTTGTCCCTGTCAATTGTATTTTCCCCTTATTGCCAATGCAACTGATCTAAACCCAAACCTGGCCATGTTGTTTCTCAGCTTAAAATCCTTTAACAGCATCCCAAAGCCTCCAAGAGAAAATTCAAGTGGTCAAACCTGTCTCCTAGCTTTGTCTACCATTCTCTGCCTCACATTTGATGCTCTAACAACTCTGAACTACTTTGTTTCTTCAAACACATCATGGCGGTGCCTGTGCCGTTTCTAGATTCTatgcctttgctcatgctgttcctTTTGGCTTGAATGTCATTTTACTCTTACGTTTTATCAGGCTAACTTATGTTTACTCTTTAAGTTTCAGCTAAAGCATTACCTCTTCCAGGAAACCTTCCCTGACCAAATGCAAACTGGATATCTCCCGTTATGCTCTCAAAACATCCTACCCatggccaggaacggtggctcacgcctgtaatcccagcactttgggaggctgaggcgggcggatcacgaggtcaggagatcgagaccatcctggctaacacggtgaaactctgtctctactaaaaatataaaaaattagccaggcgtagtggtggtcgcctgtagtcccagctacttgggaggctgaggcaggagaatggcctgaacccaggaggcggaacttgcagtgagccgagatagagccactgcactccagcctgggcgacagagcaagactccatctcaaaaacaaaacaaaacaaaacaaacaaacaaaaaccatcctAGCCATTTCTCGCTTTATATCTATCCATATCTGTCTCATCTGTCTCTTTCTCCACTTAAACACTGTATTATAATGATCTGGTTTTGTCTACCTCAGTAAGTTCCTCCTTATTCGGCTTGGTATCTCCTCCCTAGGTGCACAGAAACTACAAGGAAGACAAACTTTTTTCACCTTCCACAAAAGAGAGAGAGCTGAGAAGAGCGTTTCTAACTATGAGCTAAACTCCCCAACTCTCTGTAGTTAACACCTACTTGAATTTTCAGCCCTAACGTGATTTGAAAGAGTGAAgagtgaggccaggcgcggtggctcacgcctgtaatcccagcactttgggaggccgaggcgggtggatcaggatcatgaggtcaggagatcgagaccatccttgccaacatggtgaaaccccatctctactaaaactacaaaaattagctgggtgtggtggcgcgtgcctgtaggcaggcactcaggaggctgaggcaggagaatcgcttgaacccgggagtcggaggttgcagtgagccgagatcgctccactgcactccaacctagcaacagagcgagactccctaaaaaaagagtgaagagTTAAAGAGGGGGCAGAGAGATGGGGACTGGGAGTTGGTGCCCTGAGGATTTCTGACCACCTCTCCTACATCCAGTTGAACAAACACCTGGAGCCGGGGAGACACGTCACCTTCCGGGGAAGCGTATCCCTAAAATAACTGCTGCTTTTAGCCGCAAGGTCTGGCCCCACTGTGAAACTCACCTGAGTCTTTTTTGCCCTCTCCCCACCATCCCTCCTAAGTCCCCGAACCCCGCAACAGTCCCATTTCTATGAATTTGGGCGTTAAACTTAAAAACCGGAAGCGGCTTCCACACGGAGCGTATTATTGAGGACACCTGATGTCTCCCAACCCTTCTGCTACGCGTTAGACTGTAGAAACACAACTAACCCGGATAAGGGACTGATATTCCTCCTTCAGTCGCTGCACCCACAACTCCCGATCTCGGGGTCCGGCGTTAGTCTTCAGCACCGGGATCTCAGACACAACACGTCGCGTGGCCTCATCCGCCATCTTGGACCAGGGCGCAAGAGAAACGCGGAAGTGGTGTTGCTTGTAGCTTACCTCAAGGCGCCGCCATCTTTACTATGGGAATATGAGACGTTGGGTTGCCGTAAGACTTGTCTTTTGAATAAGATCTTTGTTTTCTTGTCACCTAGTTACCCGCTTGTGAGTGCATCGAGAAGAACAGAATGTAAACAGATTACTCAGACCTATATATGACACCTATCATTAAAATCACCGCAGAAGGCACAAAGGGTAACTTCCGTTCATGCTCAGAGAAGTAATCGCAGAAAACCCGGACACCTTCCCAAACTTGGAAAGCTCTTAGAACTTCAGGCTGCTCAAGGCACTTTCATTTAGTtagttctttattattattattattattattattattattataccttaagttctagggtacatgtgcacaacgtgcaggtttgatacataggtatacttgtgccatgttggtttgctgcacccatcaactcgtcgtttacattaggtatttctcctaaagctatctctcccccagcccccaaccccaaAGCACTTTTCAAGGCACTGCCTTCCTAAAACGAGCAGTTCATGTGTTTCCTCTACGAAGAACTTTTCCTCTAGATGCAGTTATCCTGTTAAAGTGTGTTTTTAACTCCTGATAAAGATTAGAAACCATGCAGAATCAAAAGACACATCACTGCAAGATTTGAGCCTTAGTCTAGCCATTCACTGAGTCCTagactttttatgtatttatttttttgagacagtgtctcactctgttgcccaggctggagtacattggtacgatcatagcttactgcatcctccatctcccaggctcaagcgatcctcctgccccagcctcccaaagtgttgggattactggtgtgagccacctggcccagTCCCCTAGACATGTTTTGATCTGGAATTAACTAATCTAGGAAGGAATCCTGTCTCTCTAACCCCAGTGGATGGCACACAGTACTCAGTAATCCTTTTGCAAAATGTTACCTTCcaaggccgggcgtagtggctcacgcctataatcccagcactttgggaagccaaggcgggtagatcacaaggtcaggagttcaagaacagcctggccaacatggtgaaaccccgtctctactaaaaatacaaaaattagccaggtgtggtggcacgcgccggtagtcccagctactcaggaggctgaggtagaattgctcgaacctgggaggttgcagtgagccaagattggccattgcactccagcctgggcaacagagtgagactctgtctcaaaaataaataaattccagttGGTCTTAAAATCTAAACacattaatttttgcttttttttttttttgagacggagtttcactcttgttgcccagactggagttgcaatggcataatcttggctcactgcaacctctgcctcccgggttcaagtgattcttctgcctcagcatcacgagtagctggtattacaggcatgtgctaccacgcccagccgattttgtatttttagtagagaccgggtttcgccatgttagccaggttgttcttgaactcctgatctcaggtgatccccctgccttgacctcccaaggtgctgggattacaggcgtgagccaccacgctggcaATTTTGGCTTTAATTTAAAATCCTGTTtggctggcgcggtggctcaaggctgtaatcccagcaccttggaagaccaaggcaggtggatcacttgaggtcaggagctccagaccagtctgactggtgaaacccctctctactatcaatacaaaattaactaggcatggcggcgcacgcttgtaatcctggctacttgggaggctggggcaggagaatcgcttgaaccctaaACACATTAATTGTGGATTTAAATATCctgtttggccaggtgcagtgactcacgcaggtaatcccagcactttcggaggccggggtgggcagatggcttgagcccaggagttcggaaATAGCCTaggcaacgtggtaaaaccccatctgtacaaaaaatgcaaaaattaacctggagtggtggcacgcacctgtagtcccaactattttgggggctgaggcaggaggatcgcttgaaccccagaggtcgAGATTGCaaatgagccaagattataccaattcactccagcctgggggtcaAAGTAagaccaaattttttaaaaatatatttattttatttatgtttatttcagtTTATTCAGTGAATCATTCCAGCCTGTGGCAGtaagttgtttgttgttgtttgttttgttttgagacagtctcactcttgtcacccaggctagaatgcagtggcatgatttcagctcactgcaacctccacctcctgggttcaagcgattctcctacctcagtcatctgggtagctgggattacagatgcacagcaccacaccaggctaattttgtatttttagtagagatgagtttcaccatgttggccaggctggctttgaactcctgacctcaggtgatccaccccgcttggcctcccaaagtgctaagattacaggcgtgagtcaccgtgctcaGCCTCCAGTACAATATTGAGTGAGAGTgttggcggggcgcggtggctcatgcctgtaatcccagtactttgggaggccgaggagggcagatcacaaggtcaggagatcgagaccatcctgactaacatagtgaaaccctgtctctactaaaaatacaaaaaaaattaggtgggtgtggtggcgggcgcctgtagtcccagctactcgggaggctgagccaggagaatggtgtgaacctgggaggcggagcttgcagtgagccgcgatagatagcgagattctgtttcaaaataaataaataaataaaaagagttaCTTTAACTCTGTTAACTGTAttttctcaactataaaatgaggataataaggcttataaggctgggcatggtggctcacacctataatcccagcactttgggagactaagggaggaggattgcttgagcacagaagttcgagaccagcctgggcaaaatagagagacccccatcttcacgaaaagtttaaaaattagctggatgtggtggcgtgcacctgtgtcCCCATCTACTTGGGgagttgagatgggaggatgacttgaatctgggaggtcaaggctgcaatgagccatgattgaaccactgcattccagcctgggtgacagagtgaaaccgtctcaattaacaaaaaaaaaaaaaaaaaaaaaaaaaaagcttatgtgGTTATAACTATATACACAGTCGCCATTCATTTACATAATAGGCTGTCAGGATAAAATTCAGATAAATAAATGGCAGTATTCAAACTTTTATATGGTAGTAAAGCCAGGTTTACAAACAAAATCTTACCTGGAgtcccaaactataaaaacaatcAATATAGCGCTGCTCTTGTTCAAGTGCAGGCAGAAGACCTCTATCCCTGAGAATACTTCTATGGTAA
Protein-coding sequences here:
- the LOC105498197 gene encoding ubiquitin-fold modifier-conjugating enzyme 1, which gives rise to MADEATRRVVSEIPVLKTNAGPRDRELWVQRLKEEYQSLIRYVENNKNADNDWFRLESNKEGTRWFGKCWYIHDLLKYEFDIEFDIPITYPTTAPEIAVPELDGKTAKMYRGGKICLTDHFKPLWARNVPKFGLAHLMALGLGPWLAVEIPDLIQKGVIQHKEKCNQ